Within Nocardioides rotundus, the genomic segment GGTGCCGCTGGCCGACCGGACCCTGGAGGAGACCACCCCCGAGACCCTCGCCGGCCACGACGTGGTGGTGCTCGGACTCCCGCACGGCCAGTCCGGCCCGCTGGCCGCCGCGCTCGGCGAGGGCACGGTGGTCATCGACTGCGGTGCCGACTTCCGGCTGCGCGACGCCGCGACGTGGGAGCGGTTCTACGGCGGTGAGCACGCCGGCAGCTGGCCCTACGGCCTGCCCGAGCTGCCCGGGCAGCGAGACCGGCTCCGCGGAGCCACCAGGATCGCCGTACCCGGCTGCTATCCGACCGTCTCCACCCTCACCATCGCCCCGGCCGTGGCCGCGGGCCTGGTGGAGCCGGACGTCGTCGTCACCGCCGCCAGCGGCACCTCCGGCGCCGGCAAGGCCGCCAAGCCGCACCTGCTCGGCTCGGAGGTGATGGGCAACGCGTCGGCCTACGGCGTGGGCGGCGTGCACCGGCACACGCCGGAGATCACCCAGAACCTCTCGGCGCTCACCGACGGCGACGTGCGGGTCAGCTTCACCCCGCTCCTGGTCCCGATGCCGCGCGGCATCCTGGCCAGCTGCTCGGCACCGGTGGCCGCCGGTGTCACTGCCGAGCAGGCGTACGACGCGTACGCCGCCGCCTACGCCGACGAGCAGTTCGTGCACGTCCTCCCGCCGGGGCAGTGGCCGCAGACGAAGTCCACGATCGGCTCCAACGCCGTGCACGTGCAGGTGACCGTGGACGAGGCCGCCGGCCGGCTCGTCGCGGTCGGAGTCGTCGACAACCTGGCCAAGGGCACCGGCGGCGCCGCGGTGCAGTGCCTCAACCTGGCGCTCGGCCTCGACGAGGGGCTGGGCCTGACCTCGGTGGGGCTGGCGCCATGACGGACACTCCTCGCACCTTGCTGCACTACCCCGAGCGGCTGGCCGTGGTGCGCCTCGGGCCCGGCTCGGAGGTGCCCGCCTGGGCCGAGTCGTCCTCGGTGTTCTCGGTGACCGCCACCGCGACCGAGACCTCGGTGGTCTGCGCCGCCCGGGACGTGCCGGGCAAGGCCCGCAAGGCCGCGCCGTACACCGCGTTCGTCGTGCAGGGCACCCTCGACCCCTCCGAGGTGGGGGTGCTGCACGCGCTGCTCGGCCCGCTGGCCGAGGCCGAGGTGCCGGTGATGACGCTGTCCACCTTCGACACCGACTGGGTGCTGGTGCCCACCGACCGCGCCGACGACGCGGCCGAGGCCTGGCGACGACGAGGGCACACGATCGAGCCCGCCGCCCCCGTCGCCGCCCCGGAGCCCGCTCCGGACCGCCCCAGGAAGAAGAAGAGATGAGTGTCACCCACCCCGCCGGCTTCACCGCCTCCGGCGTCCCCGCCGGGCTGAAGTCCACCGGCGCCAAGGACGTCGCCCTGGTCGTCAACCACGGCCCGCGCTTCGACGCCGCCACCGTGTTCACTGCCAACCGCTGCAAGGCCAACCCGGTGCTGTGGAGCGAGCAGGCTGCCAAGGACGGGACCGTCCGGGCGGTCGTGCTCAACTCCGGCGGCGCCAACTGCTACACCGGCCCCGACGGCTTCCAGACCACCCACGCGGTCGCCGAGCGCGTCGCCGAGCACGCCGGGATCGGCGCGGTCGACGTCGTCGTGTGCTCCACCGGGCTGATCGGGCTCGCGAACCCCCGGGAGAAGGTGCTCGCGGGCGTGGATGAGGCGTATGCCGGACTCGCCGCCGACGGCGGCACCGCGGCGGCCGAGGCGATCATGACCACCGACTCGGTGAGCAAGGAGGTCGTCGTCGAGGGCGCCGGCTGGTCGATCGGCGGGATGGCCAAGGGCGCGGGCATGCTCGCGCCGCAGCTGGCGACCATGCTGGTCGTGCTGACCACCGACGCGGTGGTCGACGCGGCCGACCTGGACCGGGCCCTGCGGGCCGCCACCCGGGTCAGCTTCGACCGGCTCGACTCCGACGGCTGCATGTCCACCAACGACACCGTCAGCCTGATGGCCAGCGGCGCGAGCGGCATCACGCCCACTCCGGAGGACTTCACCGAGGCGCTGACCCAGGCCTGCACCGACCTGACGATGCAGCTGCTGAAGGACGCCGAGGGCGCCGACCACGAGATCGCGATCACCGTGCTGGGCGCCGCCTCGGAGGCGGACGCGCTCGAGGTGGGCCGCAGCATCGCGCGGAGCAACCTGTTCAAGGCCGCGATCTTCGGCCAGGACCCCAACTGGGGCCGCGTGCTGGCCAGCGTCGGCACCACCTCCGCGGCCTTCGACCCGGCCGACCTCGACGTCGCGATGAACGGCGTGTGGGTGTGCCGGGAGTCCACCCCTGCCGAGGACCCCGCCGGCGTCGACCTGTCCGGCCGGGAGGTCTCGGTGACCGTCGACCTCAAGTCCGGCCCGGAGCGGGCCACCATCTGGACCAACGACCTGACCCACGCCTACGTCCACGAGAACAGCGCCTACAGCTCATGACCGAGAACCCGCAGCAGACCACCAAGGACCGGGTCGACACCCGCAAGGCCGCCACCCTGGCCGCGGCACTGCCGTGGCTGAAGGAGTACAACGGCAAGACCCTGGTCATCAAGTACGGCGGCAACGCCATGACCGACGACCACCTCAAGTCCGCCTTCGCCGAGGACATCGCGTTCCTCCGGCTGGCCGGCTTCAAGCCGGTCGTGGTGCACGGCGGTGGCCCGCAGATCTCCCGGATGCTCGACAAGCTCGGCATCGAGTCGGAGTTCCGCGGCGGCCTTCGGGTGACCACCCCCGAGGCGATGAACGTCGTCCGGATGGTGCTCGTCGGCCAGGTGCAGCGCGAGCTCGTCGGGCTGCTCAACCAGCACGGCCCGCTCGCCGTGGGCCTGTCGGGGGAGGACGCCGGCCTCTTCACCGCCAAGCCGACCAACACCGTGATCGACGGCGAGGAGGTCGACCTCGGGCTGGTCGGGGAGGTCGCGCACGTCCGGCCCGAGGCGGTGCTCGACCTGGTCGAGGCCGGCCGGATCCCGGTCATCTCCAGCGTCGCACCGGACGAGCACGGCCGGGTGCACAACGTCAACGCCGACACCGCCGCCGGCGCGCTGGCCGCCGCGCTGGGCGCGGAGAAGCTGATGGTGCTCACCGATGTGGAGGGCCTCTACCGCGACTGGCCCGACAGCGACGACGTGATCGGCGAGATCAGCCCCGACGCGCTGCGCGAGCTGATGCCGACGCTGGCCAGCGGGATGGTGCCGAAGATGCAGGCGTGCCTGGACGCTCTCGACGGCGGGGTCTCGCGGGCCACCGTGGTCGACGGCCGTGAGCCGCACGCCGTCCTCCTGGAGATCTTCACCGACGAGGGCGTCGGGACCCAGGTGCTGCCCGGCGTGGAGACCAGGATCCGCAAGGCGAAGGGAGCGACCGGTGAGTGACCTGCAGCAGCGGTACGCCGCGGCCCTGATGAACACCTTCGGCCCGCCGAAGCTGGTGCTCGCGCGCGGCGAGGGCGCGCACGTGTGGGACGTGGACGGCAAGGAGTACGTCGACCTGCTCGGCGGGATCGCCGTCAACGCGCTCGGGCACGCCCACCCCGCGGTGGTGGACGCGGTCGGCGCCCAGCTGGGCACCCTGGGCCACATCTCGAACTTCTTCACCAGCGAGCCGCAGGTGGAGCTGGCCGAGCGGCTGCTCGGCCTGGTCGCGCCCGACGGCGCTCCCGAGGGCAGCCGGGTCTTCTTCGCCAACTCCGGAACCGAGGCCAACGAGGCCGCGCTCAAGCTGACCCGGCGCACCGCCCGCACCCACCTGGTTGCGACCGAGGGTGCCTTCCACGGCCGGACCATGGGTGCCCTGGCGCTCACCAGCAAGGAGGCCTACCGCACGCCGTTCGAGCCGCTCCCGGGCGAGGTCACCTTCGTGCCGTACGGCGACGCCGAGGCCCTCGCCGCCGCCGTCACCGACCAGACCGCGGCCGTGGTCCTCGAGCCCGTGCAGGGCGAGGCCGGCGTGGTGCTCCCACCGCGCGACTACCTCGCCGCCGCTCGGCGGATCGCCGACGAGCGCGGGGCCCTGCTGTGGCTGGACGAGGTGCAGAGCGGGATCGGTCGCACCGGCACCTGGCTGGCCCACCAGAACCCCGACCTGGCCGACCCGGTCCTGCCGGACGTGGTCACCCTGGCCAAGGGGCTCGGCGGCGGGCTGCCGATCGGCGCCTGCATCGGCCTCGGCCGGGCCGGGCAGCTGCTCGGCCCGGGCAACCACGGCACCACCTTCGGCGGCAACCCCGTCTCCTGCGCCGCGGCGCTGGCCGTCCTGCGGACGATCGAGGCCGAGGGACTGCTCGACCACGTGCGCCGGACCGGCGAGGCGCTCCGCGCCGCCGCCGCGGCGCCCGAGCAGGTCACCGAGGTGACCGGCACCGGGCTGATGCTGGGCATCCAGCTCGACGGCGACTACGCCGCGCAGGCCGTCACGGCCGGCCAGGAGGCCGGCTTCATCCTCAACGCCACCGGCGGCGCCCGGATCCGGCTGGTCCCGCCGCTGGTGCTCACCGAGGACGACGTGGCCGCCTTCGCCGACGCGTGGCCGGGGATCCTGGAGGCGGCCCAGCAGCAGGCGGCCGCCCAGTCGGACCAGCAGAGCGGAGCGGCCGGGTGATGCGGCACTTCCTCGCCGACGACGACCTCTCGCCCGTGGAGCAGGCGGAGGTCCTGTCGCTGGCGGGCCAGCTCAAGGCGGCGCCGTACGACTTCAAGCCGCTGCAGGGCCCGCGCACGGTCGCCTGCATCTACGACAAGCACACCCTGCGCACCCAGGTCTCCTTCGCCGCCGCGGTCGCCGAGCTGGGTGGCTACCCGATGCACGTCGACGGCCACCTGGCCGAGATCGGCGTGCGCGAGTCGGTGCACGACGTGGCCAAGGTGCTGGGCCGGCAGGTCTCGATGATCGTGTGGCGCACCTACGCGCAGGGCGACCTGGAGGAGATGGCCGAGCACTCCGGGGTGCCGGTGGTCAACGCGCTGACCGACGACTTCCATCCCTGCCAGCTGCTCGCCGACCTGCTCACCGTGCGTGAGCACAAGGGGGACCTGGCCGGCCTCACCGTGACCTTCGTCGGCGACGCGGCCTGCAACATGGGCAACTCGTGGCTGCTCGCCGGGGCGACGGCGGGCATGCACGTGCGGGTCGCTGGTCCTGATGGCTACCTCCCCTCCGAGGCGATGGTGCAGCGCGCCACCGACATCGCCGCCCGCACCGGCGGCTCGGTGACGATCACCACCGACCCCCAGGCGGGCGTGGCCGGTGCCGACGTCGTGGTCACCGACACCTGGGTCTCGATGGGCAAGGAGGACGAGGCGGAGGAGCGGCTGGCCGTGCTGGCGCTGTACGCCGTCACGCCCGAGCTCCTCGCCGGTGCCGCGGGCGACGCGATCGTCATGCACTGCCTGCCGGCCTACCGGGAGAAGGAGATCGCCACCGAGGTGCTCGAGGGACCGCAGAGCGTGGTGTGGGACGAGGC encodes:
- the argJ gene encoding bifunctional glutamate N-acetyltransferase/amino-acid acetyltransferase ArgJ, producing MSVTHPAGFTASGVPAGLKSTGAKDVALVVNHGPRFDAATVFTANRCKANPVLWSEQAAKDGTVRAVVLNSGGANCYTGPDGFQTTHAVAERVAEHAGIGAVDVVVCSTGLIGLANPREKVLAGVDEAYAGLAADGGTAAAEAIMTTDSVSKEVVVEGAGWSIGGMAKGAGMLAPQLATMLVVLTTDAVVDAADLDRALRAATRVSFDRLDSDGCMSTNDTVSLMASGASGITPTPEDFTEALTQACTDLTMQLLKDAEGADHEIAITVLGAASEADALEVGRSIARSNLFKAAIFGQDPNWGRVLASVGTTSAAFDPADLDVAMNGVWVCRESTPAEDPAGVDLSGREVSVTVDLKSGPERATIWTNDLTHAYVHENSAYSS
- the argC gene encoding N-acetyl-gamma-glutamyl-phosphate reductase, giving the protein MPDDQISVAVAGASGYAGGEVLRLLLGHPGVRIGALTGGSNAGERLGTLQPHLVPLADRTLEETTPETLAGHDVVVLGLPHGQSGPLAAALGEGTVVIDCGADFRLRDAATWERFYGGEHAGSWPYGLPELPGQRDRLRGATRIAVPGCYPTVSTLTIAPAVAAGLVEPDVVVTAASGTSGAGKAAKPHLLGSEVMGNASAYGVGGVHRHTPEITQNLSALTDGDVRVSFTPLLVPMPRGILASCSAPVAAGVTAEQAYDAYAAAYADEQFVHVLPPGQWPQTKSTIGSNAVHVQVTVDEAAGRLVAVGVVDNLAKGTGGAAVQCLNLALGLDEGLGLTSVGLAP
- a CDS encoding acetylornithine transaminase, whose product is MSDLQQRYAAALMNTFGPPKLVLARGEGAHVWDVDGKEYVDLLGGIAVNALGHAHPAVVDAVGAQLGTLGHISNFFTSEPQVELAERLLGLVAPDGAPEGSRVFFANSGTEANEAALKLTRRTARTHLVATEGAFHGRTMGALALTSKEAYRTPFEPLPGEVTFVPYGDAEALAAAVTDQTAAVVLEPVQGEAGVVLPPRDYLAAARRIADERGALLWLDEVQSGIGRTGTWLAHQNPDLADPVLPDVVTLAKGLGGGLPIGACIGLGRAGQLLGPGNHGTTFGGNPVSCAAALAVLRTIEAEGLLDHVRRTGEALRAAAAAPEQVTEVTGTGLMLGIQLDGDYAAQAVTAGQEAGFILNATGGARIRLVPPLVLTEDDVAAFADAWPGILEAAQQQAAAQSDQQSGAAG
- the argB gene encoding acetylglutamate kinase, with translation MTENPQQTTKDRVDTRKAATLAAALPWLKEYNGKTLVIKYGGNAMTDDHLKSAFAEDIAFLRLAGFKPVVVHGGGPQISRMLDKLGIESEFRGGLRVTTPEAMNVVRMVLVGQVQRELVGLLNQHGPLAVGLSGEDAGLFTAKPTNTVIDGEEVDLGLVGEVAHVRPEAVLDLVEAGRIPVISSVAPDEHGRVHNVNADTAAGALAAALGAEKLMVLTDVEGLYRDWPDSDDVIGEISPDALRELMPTLASGMVPKMQACLDALDGGVSRATVVDGREPHAVLLEIFTDEGVGTQVLPGVETRIRKAKGATGE
- a CDS encoding ACT domain-containing protein, coding for MTDTPRTLLHYPERLAVVRLGPGSEVPAWAESSSVFSVTATATETSVVCAARDVPGKARKAAPYTAFVVQGTLDPSEVGVLHALLGPLAEAEVPVMTLSTFDTDWVLVPTDRADDAAEAWRRRGHTIEPAAPVAAPEPAPDRPRKKKR
- the argF gene encoding ornithine carbamoyltransferase, with translation MMRHFLADDDLSPVEQAEVLSLAGQLKAAPYDFKPLQGPRTVACIYDKHTLRTQVSFAAAVAELGGYPMHVDGHLAEIGVRESVHDVAKVLGRQVSMIVWRTYAQGDLEEMAEHSGVPVVNALTDDFHPCQLLADLLTVREHKGDLAGLTVTFVGDAACNMGNSWLLAGATAGMHVRVAGPDGYLPSEAMVQRATDIAARTGGSVTITTDPQAGVAGADVVVTDTWVSMGKEDEAEERLAVLALYAVTPELLAGAAGDAIVMHCLPAYREKEIATEVLEGPQSVVWDEAENRRHAQKAILGWLLSQAGEER